The genomic region TAgtctttctcttcattaGAATGTGCTGCCTGAGAGAACCAGTAACTGACATGCATGCTTAATGTAAATGGTGGAACAGATCTCTAGAGTTTAATTCTACCAACCGACCTTTGGTATATGCACTCCTCTTTCACAAGATATTTCTCTGATAACGATTAAAAACTGCACTGAAAAGGACCTTAATCATGATCAAATCTATATCTCAAACCTCGGTCAATCTTTAGCACTTGAGTTACCTTGAAGATAACATCTACTTCAAGTCCACTTCGTATCCAACTCAAGTCCACTAAGACTGATGTTAACATCTCATGTCTTCTAATAGGACTTGAAGGCGGCCGAGTAAGAGCATCGAGGACAAAGGGACTAACTTTTACCCGTCCGTAAGTCCTTTGCTTCCTCAGTCGTGCGGCCCGTGGGTAATGCTTGCAGAACCCGACATGTGAGGTTTGCAATACTGTGTTCGCTCTCTCTTGTCGCCCGCTTTTCTCGAGACGGTGGAGATAAGAACACTGTGTaattccttttctttttgtagTCAGCCTCacagaattgaagattCAGCTAGAGAAATAGAGACGAAAGGATTCAATTCTCCAATGTCAATGCATTCCTCCTTTGCACCTTGcgttttgttttcttgCGGTTTAATGGTCCAATGCTAGTCATTTGACTCAGATCAGGGTTGAAAGTTGGATAAGGAAATGTATTAACTGCTCCAGTGGGTGACAACATTGTTTAAATATCGGTGGAGATAACGAAAGTTTGTCTCATTAGATTATGCAGAGATTGGAAGGGTTGCATTAAGAACTCTTATCAAGAATTCCTATAGACACATCCTATAACTTCTGAATTCAAAAGTGAACCCAGTGATAGTGATCAGTGATCAGTTACTAGAATCTTATATAAAAAGAGGGTCTATCGTTCAAGTTGAAACGAACTAAGTAACTATTCTACagggaaagaaagaacataTCCCCAGGCCATACACTCAGAATATAGAGTTGCTAAAAGAAAAACGTTTAGTTATGTCTCCAACCGACATGAAAGATCAAACCATCGAGAAATGCGAAAGCGTTCAGGATGCAACCACAGAAGATGTACCACTACAGACAATTCTTTCGCCGTCAGGCAAAGTACTTGTTCTTGGCGAAGCGGCCGACGAGGCTATGGAATTTGCCAAACATCATGAACATATCGAATTGtctgcagaagaagatcgTAAAGTTAAGAGAAAGATTGATATGATCGTTATGCCGttattctctttcttgtaCATGATCCAATTTATGGATAAGACATGTATCAGTTTTGCTGCTGTCATGGGTATTCAAACCGATTACAAGATGGTTGACACCATGTATTCATGGACGACATCATGTTTCTACTTGGGATATCTTTTCGCTTCACCATTCGCTGCTGTTGCATTGCAAAAACTTCCCAGTATGAGAACTTCAGCCATCTGTATAGTGATCTGGGGTGTCATCCAATGTCTACATGTGACTGCTAAATCGTATGCTACTTTCACCTTGTTAAGAACGCTACTTGGTGTCCTAGAAGCGTTTGTATCACCAATATTTGTCATTATGATGAACCAATATTACAAGAAATCTGAGCATTTTGGTTATATCGGTGTATTATATGGTTGCAACGGTCTTGGTACCGTGATACTTGCCTGTATCTCATACGGTTTGTATCACAATTTGGGATCGTACACAATGGAGGCTTACAAGGTCCTCTTCATAATCGTTGGTTGTTTGACCATCTTTAACGGCTTGCTAATCTTGTTCATCATGCCAAATACTCCAGCCGATGCCAGATTTTTAAATGACAGAGAGAAATTGGCTGTATTGGAAAGAATCAGAGGCAACAACCAGGGTTTCGGTTCCAAGACATTTAAATGGCACCAAATGAAAGAATGTTTCATGGACATGAGAACTTGGTTGTACTTCCTAATTGGGATCAGTGTTGCGATTCCAAACGGAGGTATCAGTTCTTTCGGTTCCATTATCTTGAAGGGGTTCGGTTATTCCACTGAAAAATCGTTACTAATGAAGGCCCCAATCGGTGCCTGTGAATTGGTTGGACTTGTCATTCTACCCTTGATCTCTTACTTCATCAGTAAGAGAATGATCATAGCCGTATTCTATTTGCTGGTTTGTGTCATGTCTACTTGTCTACTTGCATTTTCTAAGAACAAAAACGTTGCCTTAGCCGGTTACTATATCACCGGTATTGCACCAGTAGGGATCATCACTATTACATCCTGCGTGGCTTCCAACACTGCAGGTCATACCAAGAAACTTACTGCAAACGCTATCTCTCTAATCGGATACTCTGCTGGTAACATTGTCGGACCTCAAACTTTCAGATCCTCAGACGCTCCAAATTACCCTAAGGCCAAGGCTGCCGTTGTCGGTTGTTACTGCGCTTCCATTGCACTAATGGGACTAATGTCATTTTTGAACGTCAGAGAAAACAGAAGGAGGGACAAAATGCAAGAAGAATTAGGTGACAAGTACGTGGTGGTTGAAAACCAAGAATTTGCTGATCTCACGGATTTCGAGAATCCGGCATTCAGATACTCACTATGAAAATCCGTAAAATAATCCTCTCATTTCCTTCTCTTCCCCCCCCATAAATATTCCTCTACACAGTAATAAATAGAGTTTGTACTGGATACAATAGATGCTATGCCACTCTTGAAACAGCAGAACACTTAATTCCTCTATAATGATCCCAGGTCTTAGTGAGCCAATCCGGGGAAGAAAAGTCGAGTGGACCACCTGACGCAATGTCCctcttttcagttttcctttcttttccttccCGTTTCCATCAAGACGTGGCCTCCATTGATTATATCAGGTGTATCACCTTATGTCAAATGGGCAATTGATCCAGCGTAGTCCAACttggcaaaaaaaaaaaaacaaaagaaaaaagcaCAAAGCAAACCATAAACCAGTGAGCGAAGCGCAACCTCCGTCCGATTTATACCATGGTGAGGTGATCTATTGAGTTTACAGAGAAACAAGCTCTATCTAGCTCTCTCTTTGAATCAGGCTTTTGTTTCTGGTATGGGGTGGTTTCCCCGTTCCCccatcttcattttcgCAGCGCACTGAAACAACCGTTCGGAAAATTCTTCCATTGAAAAAGACCTAGCGGGGCCCGGAAAAATACGGTGGTAAAAGTTTTTCGCTATGATTTTCCAGAGTTTCACTTCAGAAGAGCCAGTGGAAACTCAAAACAAA from Kluyveromyces lactis strain NRRL Y-1140 chromosome D complete sequence harbors:
- a CDS encoding uncharacterized protein (similar to uniprot|P15365 Saccharomyces cerevisiae YJR152W DAL5 Allantoin permease ureidosuccinate permease expression is constitutive but sensitive to nitrogen catabolite repression), yielding MSPTDMKDQTIEKCESVQDATTEDVPLQTILSPSGKVLVLGEAADEAMEFAKHHEHIELSAEEDRKVKRKIDMIVMPLFSFLYMIQFMDKTCISFAAVMGIQTDYKMVDTMYSWTTSCFYLGYLFASPFAAVALQKLPSMRTSAICIVIWGVIQCLHVTAKSYATFTLLRTLLGVLEAFVSPIFVIMMNQYYKKSEHFGYIGVLYGCNGLGTVILACISYGLYHNLGSYTMEAYKVLFIIVGCLTIFNGLLILFIMPNTPADARFLNDREKLAVLERIRGNNQGFGSKTFKWHQMKECFMDMRTWLYFLIGISVAIPNGGISSFGSIILKGFGYSTEKSLLMKAPIGACELVGLVILPLISYFISKRMIIAVFYLLVCVMSTCLLAFSKNKNVALAGYYITGIAPVGIITITSCVASNTAGHTKKLTANAISLIGYSAGNIVGPQTFRSSDAPNYPKAKAAVVGCYCASIALMGLMSFLNVRENRRRDKMQEELGDKYVVVENQEFADLTDFENPAFRYSL